From Candoia aspera isolate rCanAsp1 chromosome 4, rCanAsp1.hap2, whole genome shotgun sequence, a single genomic window includes:
- the CCK gene encoding cholecystokinin, whose product MYSGICICLFLALLSLSSLGQQTSGSHHANPAVTDLEQSLLENRRHARIPTSGKPIQLVDGSIDQKTNLGALIAKYLQQARRGSTGKVSVMGLQNFDPTHRIRDRDYMGWMDFGRRSAEEYEYSS is encoded by the exons ATGTACAGTGGGATTTGCATCTGCCTGTTCCTGGCTTTGCTGTCTTTGAGCTCCTTGGGACAGCAAACATCTGGATCCCACCATGCCAATCCTGCAGTGACAGATCTCGAGCAGAGCTTGCTAGAAAATCGCCGGCATGCTCGTATTCCAACCTCAGGGAAACCTATCCAGCTGGTAGATGGCAGCATTGACCAAAAAACCAACCTTGGAGCTCTGATAGCCAAATATCTCCAGCAAGCCCGAAGAG GTTCTACTGGGAAGGTCTCTGTGATGGGATTACAGAATTTTGACCCTACACACAGGATAAGGGACAGAGACTACATGGGCTGGATGGATTTTGGACGTCGCAGTGCTGAAGAATATGAATACTCCTCTTAA